From a single Marinobacter sp. THAF197a genomic region:
- a CDS encoding LysR family transcriptional regulator: protein MIERHHLEILRAVERQGSLTAAAEQLHLTQSALSHAVRKLEQQLGTPVWLREGRQLRFTQAGSQLLGLANRLLPQFEHAEMQVRQIARGQRGSLRVGMECHPCYQWLLKVVGPYLRHWPDVDVDVKQEFQFGGMGALFGHDIDLLVTPDPLHKPGVCFEPVFDYEQVLVVPESHALADKAWVEPHQLEKETLITYPVAVERLDIFTRFFLPAHCAPARHKTIETTDIMLQMVAAGRGVSALPRWLVDEYARNLPITALKLGKEGIPKQIFLGFRERDESVDYLSEFVKLAREVRWG from the coding sequence ATGATTGAACGACATCACCTGGAGATATTGCGAGCGGTGGAGCGCCAGGGCTCGTTGACGGCGGCAGCGGAACAGTTGCACCTGACTCAATCCGCGCTGTCCCATGCGGTGCGCAAGCTGGAGCAGCAACTGGGCACACCGGTCTGGCTGAGGGAGGGCCGGCAACTGAGGTTTACCCAGGCGGGCAGTCAGCTGTTGGGATTGGCGAACCGCCTGTTGCCACAGTTTGAACATGCGGAAATGCAGGTTCGCCAGATTGCCAGGGGGCAACGCGGGAGTCTGCGGGTGGGAATGGAGTGCCATCCTTGCTATCAATGGCTTCTGAAGGTAGTGGGTCCTTACTTGCGGCATTGGCCGGATGTGGATGTGGATGTAAAGCAGGAGTTCCAGTTCGGTGGTATGGGGGCGCTTTTCGGCCATGACATCGATCTTCTGGTAACGCCAGATCCGCTGCACAAGCCGGGAGTATGTTTTGAGCCGGTGTTCGACTACGAGCAGGTGTTGGTGGTGCCAGAAAGTCACGCGCTGGCGGACAAGGCGTGGGTAGAGCCCCACCAATTGGAGAAAGAAACCCTGATTACCTACCCGGTGGCGGTAGAGCGGCTTGATATTTTTACCCGGTTTTTCCTGCCGGCCCACTGCGCGCCCGCCCGGCACAAGACCATCGAAACCACCGATATCATGTTGCAGATGGTGGCTGCGGGCCGGGGAGTGAGTGCGTTGCCGCGCTGGCTGGTGGACGAGTACGCCAGAAACCTGCCAATCACTGCGCTGAAACTAGGTAAAGAGGGTATACCCAAGCAGATTTTCCTGGGCTTCCGGGAGCGGGATGAATCGGTGGATTACCTTTCTGAGTTTGTGAAGTTGGCGCGTGAGGTTCGCTGGGGCTAG
- a CDS encoding helix-turn-helix domain-containing protein, which yields MGAITRKLGQQIKERRKALGYQSQQALADETGVLRKRISEMETGRYTGRITDLQRVLATLGLEMEFRVKSRPTLDDLDVLFPAEDDE from the coding sequence ATGGGAGCGATTACCAGAAAGTTGGGGCAACAGATCAAAGAGCGCCGAAAGGCTTTGGGCTATCAAAGCCAGCAAGCCTTGGCAGATGAAACCGGTGTTCTTCGTAAGCGCATCAGCGAAATGGAAACGGGTCGTTATACCGGACGGATAACAGACTTGCAGAGGGTTTTGGCGACGTTGGGGCTGGAAATGGAATTCAGGGTGAAAAGTCGTCCTACATTGGATGATCTGGATGTTCTTTTCCCTGCTGAGGATGATGAATGA
- a CDS encoding type II toxin-antitoxin system HipA family toxin: protein MTRKIKTLGVSAGGRLAGELRKESQFCFAYDSNVNEGQCVSLTMPVRPQEYRKSVLHPVFEMNLPEGYLRQRIIERFRKHATVDEMFFLALQGDSSIGRLGFQSKEVERQAVVGMSLGSLVETDNPQLFEQLVERYLGQTTIAGVQPKVLVPENTEPKSSVVLPELIVKSAGAEFPGLTINEFVCMSIAAKAGLSVPEFYLSDDTRMFIMRRFDISESGERFGMEDICGLIGLVADDKYKRSYEQVAKAIEVYSEAPNRDLEILFRSLCVSVLVGNGDAHLKNFAMLYRDASSGKAWMSPAYDIVNTTVYLEADTLALKLGGTKDFPNRATMIRFGREHCNLTEKMAEAVIDECISAVEWGMREFADYAESVELEGRSMLCELGKGVGRLMKPERKQKVWKGEVRLPKRTR, encoded by the coding sequence ATGACGCGAAAAATCAAAACGCTTGGCGTGTCTGCAGGTGGAAGGCTGGCCGGTGAACTGCGTAAAGAGTCGCAATTTTGCTTTGCTTATGACTCCAACGTCAATGAGGGACAGTGCGTTTCGCTTACCATGCCCGTCAGGCCTCAGGAATACCGCAAATCTGTTCTCCATCCGGTGTTCGAGATGAACCTGCCGGAGGGCTATCTGCGCCAGCGGATCATCGAGCGTTTTCGCAAGCACGCAACGGTGGATGAGATGTTTTTTCTGGCTCTGCAGGGTGACAGCTCTATAGGTCGACTGGGGTTTCAGTCGAAGGAGGTGGAGCGTCAGGCTGTCGTAGGAATGTCTCTGGGCTCTTTGGTTGAAACCGACAACCCCCAGTTGTTTGAGCAATTGGTGGAGCGCTATCTGGGTCAGACAACGATCGCCGGCGTTCAGCCGAAGGTTCTGGTGCCCGAAAATACTGAGCCGAAGTCTTCAGTGGTTTTGCCGGAATTGATTGTAAAGTCCGCCGGCGCCGAATTCCCGGGCCTGACGATCAATGAGTTTGTCTGTATGTCTATTGCAGCAAAGGCAGGGCTTTCAGTACCTGAATTCTACCTGTCTGATGATACTCGAATGTTTATCATGCGCCGTTTTGACATCAGTGAGAGCGGTGAGCGGTTCGGCATGGAGGATATTTGTGGACTGATAGGCCTGGTGGCCGACGACAAGTACAAGCGCAGCTATGAGCAGGTGGCCAAGGCAATCGAAGTTTATTCTGAAGCTCCCAATCGGGATCTGGAGATACTTTTCCGGTCACTATGTGTGTCGGTTCTGGTCGGGAATGGCGATGCGCACCTGAAGAATTTTGCCATGCTGTATCGGGATGCGTCCTCGGGCAAAGCGTGGATGTCACCGGCCTATGACATCGTTAACACCACGGTTTATCTGGAGGCGGATACCCTGGCCCTGAAGCTGGGTGGCACAAAGGACTTTCCAAACCGGGCGACTATGATCCGATTCGGCCGGGAGCACTGCAACCTCACCGAGAAAATGGCCGAAGCGGTTATTGATGAATGCATCTCTGCGGTTGAATGGGGTATGCGTGAGTTTGCTGACTATGCAGAATCGGTCGAACTGGAAGGGCGATCGATGCTGTGTGAACTGGGTAAAGGCGTCGGCCGGCTGATGAAACCTGAGCGAAAACAGAAAGTCTGGAAAGGCGAGGTGCGCCTGCCAAAGCGCACCCGCTGA
- the cpdA gene encoding 3',5'-cyclic-AMP phosphodiesterase, translated as MTIAHTARPLKVLQLTDPHLMASADGALLGVNTRDSLAAVIDEVLRNHGQPDLILATGDLTQDASSEAYRYFGEQLKAFNCPSLWIAGNHDDSDLLASIAAEFQAEQKQVVQGGWHFVMLDSSVHGKVFGELSPPELAFLDESLSQQPELPTMVCLHHHPVDIGSDWMEKIGLKNRDAFWQVIDRHPQVKVVLWGHIHQDLQQQRNSVQLLATPSTCIQFATGSSKFAVEPLAPGYRWFELEASGQYSTEVCRANEFKFDLDEKSTGY; from the coding sequence ATGACCATTGCGCATACTGCTCGCCCCCTGAAGGTATTGCAGCTGACCGACCCGCACCTGATGGCGTCGGCAGATGGCGCGTTACTTGGGGTCAATACCCGGGACAGCCTGGCGGCGGTGATTGATGAAGTATTGCGCAACCATGGCCAGCCGGATCTGATCCTCGCGACCGGTGATCTTACTCAGGATGCGTCATCTGAGGCCTATCGGTATTTTGGCGAGCAGTTGAAAGCGTTTAACTGTCCTTCGCTCTGGATTGCCGGCAATCATGACGACTCCGATTTGTTGGCCTCCATCGCAGCGGAGTTTCAGGCCGAGCAAAAACAGGTTGTGCAGGGTGGCTGGCATTTTGTGATGTTGGACTCTTCCGTGCACGGCAAGGTGTTCGGTGAGCTTTCGCCGCCGGAGCTTGCTTTCCTGGACGAGTCACTGTCGCAGCAACCGGAGTTGCCCACCATGGTGTGCCTGCACCATCACCCGGTGGATATTGGCTCTGACTGGATGGAAAAAATCGGCCTGAAGAACCGTGATGCTTTCTGGCAGGTGATCGACAGGCATCCTCAAGTGAAAGTCGTGCTCTGGGGGCATATTCACCAGGATCTCCAACAGCAGCGCAATAGCGTGCAGCTGCTTGCCACGCCTTCCACTTGCATCCAGTTCGCCACTGGCTCCAGTAAATTTGCCGTAGAGCCGCTGGCGCCCGGATACCGTTGGTTTGAGCTTGAGGCTTCCGGGCAGTACTCCACGGAAGTATGCCGCGCCAATGAGTTCAAGTTTGACCTGGACGAGAAGAGTACCGGTTACTGA
- the metE gene encoding 5-methyltetrahydropteroyltriglutamate--homocysteine S-methyltransferase, with product MAITHNLGFPRIGGQRELKFALEAYWAGRNTEQELAITAADLRRRHWQQQAGLDYAPIGEFSLYDQVLDMSVTLGNLPARAKDKEGSELDAYFRAARGRGANDSPCCAPAAGEMTKWFDTNYHYIVPELHANTQFELNPERLLAQLAEAREQGVNAKPVIIGPVTYLWLGKTSDGSNRLDLLERLLPVYSQLLEALADAGAEWVQIDEPALVTDLDANWRYAFNLAYHQLKANRPKLLLATYFGELRDNLQLACELPVAGLHIDAVSAPAEVSRVADWLPNHKVLSLGVINGRNIWKSDLNSILEWLEPLSEKLADRLWLAPSCSLLHVPVDLDREQELDTEIRSWLAFAVQKLDELSTLAKALNEGRASVRAELAANQRAIDSRQNSDRVINPEVRRAIAAVTQELGNRQSPYPQRIARQRQILNLPAFPTTTIGSFPQTPEIRQARLQFRKGELTGQAYTEQMQAEIARCIEEQEKLGLDVLVHGEPERNDMVEYFGEQLEGYAFTRFGWVQSYGSRCVKPPILFGDIRRPQAMTVDWIRYAQSLTEKPVKGMLTGPVTILNWSFVRDDQPRKDSCLQLALAIREEVQDLEKAGVNIIQIDEAALREGLPLRQSDWATYLDWAINSFRIAANGVDDCTQIHTHMCYSEFNDIIEAIAHMDADVITIETSRSDMELLDAFRNFEYPNDIGPGVYDIHSPNIPDKQHIINLMTLAAERIPAERLWINPDCGLKTRKWEEVTPALETMVAAAQALRA from the coding sequence ATGGCAATCACTCACAACCTGGGCTTCCCCCGCATTGGCGGCCAGCGGGAGCTGAAATTCGCACTGGAAGCCTACTGGGCTGGCCGGAATACCGAGCAAGAATTAGCCATCACGGCCGCCGACCTGCGCCGGCGCCACTGGCAGCAGCAAGCCGGGCTGGACTATGCGCCAATAGGCGAATTTTCCCTTTACGACCAGGTATTGGATATGTCCGTCACCCTCGGCAACCTGCCAGCACGGGCCAAAGACAAAGAAGGCTCGGAACTGGACGCCTACTTCCGAGCCGCCCGTGGCCGGGGCGCCAACGATAGCCCCTGCTGCGCCCCTGCCGCAGGCGAAATGACCAAGTGGTTCGATACCAACTACCACTACATCGTGCCGGAGCTGCATGCCAACACCCAGTTCGAGCTGAATCCCGAACGCCTTCTGGCCCAATTGGCTGAAGCACGGGAACAAGGCGTTAATGCCAAGCCCGTGATCATCGGGCCCGTTACTTACCTGTGGTTAGGCAAAACCTCCGATGGCAGTAATCGCCTGGATTTGCTGGAGCGCCTGCTGCCAGTCTACTCACAGCTACTGGAAGCCCTGGCCGATGCCGGTGCCGAATGGGTGCAGATTGATGAACCGGCCCTGGTGACCGATTTGGATGCCAACTGGCGCTATGCGTTCAATCTGGCCTATCACCAGTTGAAGGCCAATCGCCCGAAGCTGCTGCTGGCTACCTATTTCGGAGAGCTCCGGGATAACCTGCAGCTGGCTTGCGAATTGCCGGTGGCCGGGCTGCACATCGATGCTGTGAGCGCCCCTGCTGAAGTCAGCCGCGTGGCAGATTGGCTGCCCAACCACAAGGTGCTTTCCCTTGGTGTCATCAACGGGCGTAATATCTGGAAATCCGATCTGAACAGCATCCTGGAATGGCTGGAGCCGCTGAGTGAGAAACTGGCCGACCGCCTGTGGCTGGCGCCGTCCTGCTCGCTGCTGCATGTACCGGTAGACCTGGATCGTGAGCAGGAGCTGGATACTGAAATCCGCAGCTGGCTGGCCTTTGCCGTGCAAAAACTTGATGAGCTGAGCACGCTGGCGAAGGCCCTGAACGAAGGCCGCGCCAGCGTTCGCGCCGAGCTGGCCGCAAACCAGCGGGCCATTGACAGCCGCCAGAACTCCGACCGTGTTATCAACCCGGAGGTTCGCCGTGCCATCGCCGCAGTGACGCAGGAACTGGGCAACCGTCAAAGCCCCTACCCCCAGCGCATCGCCAGGCAGCGGCAGATTCTGAACCTCCCGGCGTTCCCGACCACCACCATCGGTTCTTTCCCGCAAACGCCGGAGATCCGCCAGGCAAGGTTGCAATTCCGTAAAGGCGAACTGACCGGGCAAGCCTATACCGAGCAGATGCAGGCAGAAATCGCCCGATGCATCGAAGAACAGGAAAAGCTTGGACTGGATGTGCTGGTTCATGGTGAGCCAGAGCGCAACGACATGGTGGAATACTTCGGTGAGCAGCTGGAAGGCTATGCCTTTACCCGCTTCGGCTGGGTGCAATCCTACGGCTCCCGCTGTGTAAAACCGCCCATCCTGTTTGGGGACATTCGCCGCCCCCAGGCAATGACGGTGGACTGGATTCGCTATGCTCAATCCCTGACCGAAAAACCGGTCAAAGGCATGCTTACCGGCCCAGTGACGATTCTGAACTGGTCTTTCGTGCGGGACGATCAGCCAAGGAAAGACTCCTGCCTGCAACTGGCCCTGGCCATTCGTGAAGAGGTACAGGACCTGGAAAAGGCTGGCGTGAACATCATCCAGATCGACGAAGCCGCGTTGCGGGAAGGCTTGCCCCTGCGCCAGTCAGACTGGGCAACGTACCTGGACTGGGCGATTAACAGCTTCCGCATCGCCGCCAATGGCGTGGATGACTGCACCCAGATTCACACCCACATGTGTTATTCGGAGTTCAACGACATCATTGAGGCCATCGCCCACATGGATGCCGACGTGATCACCATCGAGACCTCACGGTCGGACATGGAGTTGCTGGATGCTTTCCGGAACTTTGAATACCCGAACGACATTGGCCCGGGCGTTTACGATATTCACTCCCCCAACATTCCGGACAAGCAACACATCATCAATCTGATGACCCTGGCGGCAGAACGCATCCCGGCAGAACGATTGTGGATTAACCCGGACTGCGGTTTGAAAACCCGTAAATGGGAGGAAGTGACGCCAGCGCTGGAGACGATGGTTGCAGCGGCCCAGGCTTTGCGGGCGTAA